A region from the Polaribacter sp. Hel1_33_78 genome encodes:
- a CDS encoding toxin-antitoxin system YwqK family antitoxin — protein MKFKLIILLFSISIYYGYSQEIVKQYHENGQLRIIGKMENGKPEGVWKIYHENGQLAEIGKVENGKQEGAWKTYHENGQLETEGKYANEKLDGAWKTYHESGQLKG, from the coding sequence ATGAAATTCAAATTAATTATACTACTTTTTAGTATTTCGATTTACTATGGTTATTCTCAAGAAATAGTTAAACAATATCACGAAAATGGACAATTACGTATAATAGGAAAAATGGAAAATGGAAAACCAGAAGGAGTATGGAAAATCTACCACGAGAATGGACAATTAGCTGAAATAGGAAAAGTGGAAAATGGAAAACAAGAGGGAGCATGGAAAACCTATCACGAGAATGGACAATTAGAAACGGAAGGAAAATATGCAAATGAAAAACTAGACGGAGCATGGAAAACCTACCACGAGAGCGGACAGTTAAAAGGGTAA
- a CDS encoding helix-turn-helix domain-containing protein — protein sequence MKNKDLAKRVKELRKRNGMSQELLAENSGLSLRTVQRIENGETQPTGDSIKRLSSALNVTPNELIDWHIIEDSKALLLLNLSQLGFIAFPLLGILIPLIIWTSKKDKIKDIDQVGKSILNFQISWTLLLFLLVIGLFITSKLELTTISFAGILITISAMYFLNFVVVITNTLKYHNGKSVKYPSVFKFLS from the coding sequence TTGAAGAATAAAGATTTAGCAAAAAGAGTAAAAGAATTAAGAAAGCGAAACGGAATGTCACAAGAACTCTTGGCAGAAAATTCTGGATTAAGTTTGCGGACAGTTCAAAGAATTGAAAATGGAGAAACCCAACCTACCGGAGATTCTATTAAAAGATTATCTAGTGCCTTAAATGTTACACCTAACGAATTAATAGATTGGCATATTATTGAAGATAGTAAAGCTTTATTACTATTAAACTTGTCACAACTAGGGTTTATAGCATTTCCATTACTTGGTATATTAATTCCATTAATTATTTGGACTTCAAAAAAGGATAAGATAAAAGATATAGACCAAGTCGGAAAATCAATTTTAAATTTTCAAATATCTTGGACCTTACTTTTGTTTTTATTAGTTATTGGTCTTTTTATTACCTCAAAACTTGAACTTACAACCATTTCTTTTGCTGGAATACTAATAACTATCAGCGCAATGTATTTTCTAAATTTTGTAGTTGTAATAACTAATACCCTAAAATACCATAATGGCAAATCTGTAAAGTATCCATCAGTATTTAAATTCTTAAGTTAG
- a CDS encoding DUF1254 domain-containing protein: MDQNEIKRIAKETYIALFPLVYNYGTMYNQAINKNAPEYIGGFGVYKHYGLSTPDNKDIPTPNNNTPYSWAWVDLRSEPWVLTMPPSDGNRYYVCQWDDMWGYVIDAPGSIIDGQDGGNYLLTTKDFDRPIPKGIKRAINSESQFIGTLTRTGVNGQDDIPAMEYIQNGYILQPLSSYIGSEPKIITENINWISYESSDLKNINFFKYANFMLDYIIPNKADQTMLENAKKIGIEAGREWQLDKMDSSFARAINTGIEEALKEIDQQIAITNDGKKLFNTREIIGEDYLNRTVGVIVGQFGNYPSQAMYPSFKTDIKGELLDGSKKNYSITFSADELPKSDYFWSFTMYDLPNRFLVENSINRYSIGSQTKSLKKDKDGSMTIYFQTDSPGANKEGNWLPTPEGPFYTVLRIYGPDDNVLNGSYKLPEIIEVQN; the protein is encoded by the coding sequence ATGGATCAAAATGAAATAAAACGCATTGCAAAAGAAACTTACATCGCCTTATTTCCTCTTGTATATAATTATGGTACGATGTACAATCAAGCAATTAATAAGAATGCACCAGAATACATAGGAGGATTTGGAGTCTACAAACACTATGGTTTATCTACTCCAGATAATAAGGACATTCCAACACCAAATAATAATACGCCCTATTCTTGGGCATGGGTTGATTTGCGCTCTGAACCGTGGGTATTGACCATGCCTCCCTCAGATGGTAATCGATATTATGTGTGTCAATGGGACGATATGTGGGGGTACGTAATTGATGCACCAGGCTCAATAATAGATGGACAAGACGGCGGGAATTACCTATTAACTACAAAAGACTTTGACAGACCAATTCCGAAAGGTATTAAGCGTGCGATTAATTCGGAATCTCAGTTTATTGGAACTTTAACTAGAACCGGAGTAAATGGTCAAGATGACATCCCAGCGATGGAGTATATACAAAATGGATATATTCTGCAACCATTGAGTTCATACATTGGATCTGAACCTAAAATAATAACAGAAAATATAAATTGGATTAGCTATGAATCGAGTGACTTAAAGAACATCAATTTCTTTAAGTACGCAAATTTTATGCTAGACTATATCATCCCAAATAAAGCAGATCAAACGATGCTTGAAAATGCAAAAAAAATTGGTATTGAAGCTGGCAGGGAATGGCAACTGGATAAAATGGACAGTTCATTTGCGCGAGCGATTAATACTGGCATAGAAGAAGCTCTTAAAGAAATTGATCAGCAGATAGCTATTACAAATGACGGTAAAAAGCTATTTAACACAAGAGAAATTATAGGTGAAGATTATTTAAATAGAACTGTTGGAGTAATTGTTGGGCAATTTGGGAATTACCCTTCTCAGGCTATGTATCCTAGCTTTAAAACCGACATTAAAGGCGAATTACTTGATGGAAGTAAAAAGAATTATTCAATAACTTTCTCTGCTGATGAATTACCAAAGTCTGACTATTTCTGGTCTTTTACAATGTACGATCTTCCAAATCGATTTTTGGTTGAAAACTCAATAAACAGATACAGCATAGGTAGTCAAACTAAATCATTGAAAAAGGATAAAGACGGTTCGATGACCATTTATTTCCAAACAGACTCTCCTGGTGCAAATAAAGAAGGTAATTGGTTACCTACTCCTGAAGGACCTTTCTACACTGTATTGCGCATTTATGGTCCTGATGACAATGTATTAAATGGATCTTATAAATTGCCAGAAATAATAGAAGTTCAAAATTAA
- a CDS encoding tetratricopeptide repeat protein: MAIINKKNDMRVKKFILILILYSSGISLNAQTELDSLYAIWQDNAQLDSVRTKAYYNYIWKGFLYSKPDSALILAKNLVKYGADKKYPKAKNFGYNIQGIVYKNKSDYTKAMEFQEKSLALYKKEGDKENIASTLHNMAIIYRRTGNHVKALEYYNQSIMINKSINNQKGIANSLAGIGVIYSKQGNYPKAITYIDEGLKINEQLGDQTGIADFQINIGSVYLEQGDDVKALEYFNESLNFYKEQDNLYRLSEILNNIGLTSQNQGDYDQALSYFNQNKTINERLDNKIGIANDLNAIGLVYDNLGDDKKALDYYNQSFKIQKEFRDKNGMARSKINIGGVYLTQSNYSKSVDNCQKGYQLALSVNDLMAQRDACKCLYDAFKAKRKANEALFYMEKIRLLDDSLNLKETATKLQQMEFKKAILADSLEFSKKQAIGKMKLEKSENTKRAWIIGAVLLLLLAGVIYYGYRQKRKANRFLKERNAFEIENKKKAMTLFSQQVSPEVAKELLSDSYKSGANKVRACIMFLDIRGFTPFSESRNATEINQYQNDVFGFMIDIISAHNGIINQFMGDGFLASFGAPASPGNHSQNAVNASLEILKELEDRCSSGRLIDTKIGIGLHTGEIVTGNVGTAQRRQYSVTGNTVILASRIEQLNKQFKSELLLSKEVINDLNDIENYTFESLGFIQLKGRTEPVEVIKMASS, from the coding sequence TTGGCAATAATTAATAAAAAGAATGACATGAGAGTTAAAAAGTTTATTTTAATACTAATACTCTATTCTTCAGGGATTAGCCTAAACGCTCAAACCGAACTCGACTCATTATACGCAATATGGCAAGACAATGCTCAATTAGACTCAGTTCGCACGAAGGCTTACTATAACTATATATGGAAAGGATTTCTGTATTCTAAGCCAGATTCCGCTCTCATTCTGGCAAAAAATCTTGTAAAATATGGAGCAGATAAAAAATATCCTAAAGCCAAAAATTTCGGCTATAACATTCAAGGCATTGTTTACAAAAATAAAAGTGATTATACCAAAGCCATGGAATTTCAAGAAAAGAGCTTAGCACTTTATAAAAAAGAAGGTGACAAAGAAAATATTGCTAGTACGCTTCATAATATGGCCATTATTTATAGAAGAACAGGTAATCACGTAAAAGCACTCGAGTATTACAATCAAAGTATCATGATTAATAAGTCGATTAATAACCAAAAAGGAATTGCCAATTCCCTTGCAGGCATTGGTGTTATTTATTCGAAGCAAGGTAATTACCCAAAAGCCATCACTTATATTGATGAGGGGCTTAAAATCAATGAACAGCTTGGAGACCAAACGGGTATTGCAGATTTTCAGATCAATATTGGTAGCGTTTATCTTGAACAAGGTGATGATGTTAAAGCCTTAGAGTATTTTAATGAAAGTTTGAATTTTTATAAAGAACAAGACAACCTATATAGGCTATCAGAAATCTTAAATAATATTGGACTTACATCTCAAAATCAAGGAGATTATGACCAAGCTTTGAGTTATTTCAATCAAAATAAAACCATTAATGAACGACTCGATAATAAAATTGGTATTGCTAATGACCTCAACGCTATAGGTCTTGTTTACGATAATCTTGGTGACGATAAAAAGGCCTTGGACTATTACAATCAAAGCTTTAAAATTCAAAAAGAATTTAGGGATAAAAATGGTATGGCTAGATCCAAAATAAATATTGGAGGAGTTTATCTTACCCAAAGCAACTACTCTAAATCTGTAGATAATTGCCAAAAAGGGTACCAATTGGCGTTATCTGTTAATGATCTTATGGCGCAAAGGGATGCTTGCAAATGCCTATACGATGCTTTCAAAGCAAAACGTAAAGCAAATGAAGCTTTATTTTATATGGAAAAAATAAGGCTGCTTGATGACAGTCTTAATCTCAAAGAAACCGCAACAAAACTTCAGCAAATGGAGTTTAAAAAGGCAATATTAGCCGATAGTTTGGAATTCTCAAAAAAGCAAGCGATTGGAAAAATGAAATTAGAGAAATCTGAAAACACCAAGCGAGCATGGATTATTGGCGCTGTTTTACTTCTGCTTTTAGCTGGTGTGATCTATTATGGTTACCGGCAAAAGCGAAAAGCAAACAGGTTCTTAAAAGAGCGTAATGCATTTGAAATAGAGAACAAAAAGAAAGCCATGACTTTATTTAGCCAACAGGTCTCTCCTGAGGTTGCAAAAGAATTACTGTCTGATTCTTACAAATCGGGAGCTAATAAAGTGCGAGCCTGTATCATGTTTCTTGATATTAGGGGGTTTACACCATTCTCTGAATCAAGAAATGCAACAGAGATTAACCAATATCAAAATGACGTTTTTGGCTTTATGATCGATATTATTAGTGCACATAATGGCATCATAAACCAGTTTATGGGAGATGGATTTTTAGCGTCCTTTGGTGCACCAGCCTCCCCCGGGAATCACAGCCAAAATGCGGTTAATGCGTCCCTAGAAATACTCAAAGAGCTTGAGGACCGCTGTTCATCTGGTCGATTAATCGATACTAAAATTGGTATTGGATTGCATACAGGAGAAATCGTAACAGGAAATGTGGGTACTGCTCAAAGAAGACAATACTCAGTGACTGGAAACACGGTCATATTAGCATCACGAATCGAGCAGTTGAACAAGCAGTTTAAATCGGAGTTGCTTTTATCTAAAGAAGTGATTAATGATCTTAATGACATTGAAAACTACACTTTTGAATCGCTTGGCTTCATACAACTAAAAGGTAGAACGGAGCCTGTTGAAGTCATTAAAATGGCATCAAGTTAG